In Eriocheir sinensis breed Jianghai 21 chromosome 52, ASM2467909v1, whole genome shotgun sequence, one genomic interval encodes:
- the LOC126982835 gene encoding serine/threonine-protein kinase pkn2-like, protein MASTHTLSLLIANGPPGPPARGAGARGPPPRRAAWRARKSTQRRARPDRLNSLDFIHSCDARIQTSYAVAQNTAPSQGLSQEDDLAELLAQQNLSLPWVDSPPPVNVINRLGEGAYGTVDLVDCGGEVVVRKVFKHQDSYAEAYALCLLQGAGGAPVLLGMNPQPLTLFTSFCGSSLTLDAYLESRPPLDLLLHVLLDLSIKLQQVHDAGLVHLDLKGDNVLVSQTPQGGLETHVIDFGLASLPGRDSGFRDVDLDRYNWMCPQVCRGGTVTFAADVYALGRLIQTVQRHFLGDFLHTLLGHVADLALTPEPSQRPPLWAITAFLRRLQDPDPTDSPQPSPPTPNPPASPPIPQSPPSPPSRGPPPTPCFVRLLLRGVMNVMRVAMEMTFE, encoded by the coding sequence atggccagcacacacacactgtctctgCTGATCGCCAACGGTCCTCCCGGCCCCCCAGCTCGGGGCGCCGGGGCTCGAGGGCCCCCGCCACGCCGAGCTGCCTGGCGGGCCCGGAAGAGCACGCAAAGACGGGCGCGTCCCGATCGCCTGAATTCACTGGATTTCATCCACAGCTGCGACGCCCGAATACAGACCAGCTACGCTGTAGCACAAAACACGGCACCTTCTCAGGGCCTTTCACAGGAAGATGATTTGGCTGAACTTTTAGCTCAGCAGAACTTGTCCCTGCCTTGGGTGGACAGTCCGCCTCCAGTGAATGTGATTAACAGGCTGGGTGAAGGGGCCTACGGCACAGTGGACTTGGTTGACTGTggcggtgaggtggtggtgaggaaagtgTTTAAACACCAAGACAGTTACGCCGAGGCATACGCTCTGTGCCTCCTGCAAGGGGCAGGCGGCGCCCCTGTGCTGCTGGGAATGAACCCACAGCCCCTCACCCTGTTCACCTCATTCTGCGGCTCCAGCCTCACCCTGGACGCCTACCTAGAGTCCCGCCCCCCCCTGGACCTGCTGCTGCACGTCCTGCTGGACCTGAGCATCAAGCTGCAGCAGGTGCACGACGCTGGCCTGGTGCACCTGGACCTGAAGGGCGACAACGTCCTGGTGAGCCAGACTCCGCAGGGAGGTCTGGAGACCCACGTCATTGACTTCGGCCTCGCGTCACTGCCCGGGCGGGACAGCGGCTTCAGGGACGTGGACCTGGACCGCTACAACTGGATGTGTCCCCAGGTGTGCCGCGGCGGCACAGTCACCTTCGCCGCCGACGTGTACGCGCTGGGCCGCCTCATCCAGACGGTGCAGCGGCACTTCCTGGGCGACTTCCTCCACACCCTGCTGGGCCACGTGGCCGACCTGGCCCTCACGCCCGAGCCCAGCCAGCGCCCGCCGCTGTGGGCCATCACGGCCTTCCTGCGCCGCCTGCAAGACCCAGACCCAACTGACAGCCCCCAACCCTCACcgcccacccccaaccccccagCCTCACCGCCCATCCCACAGAGCCCCCCCTCACCGCCCAGCCGCGGCCCCCCACCCACGCCGTGCTTTGTGAGACTACTCTTGAGAGGCGTGATGAACGTTATGAGGGTTGCGATGGAGATGACATTCGagtaa